Part of the Methylomonas sp. AM2-LC genome, GAGCTTTCAGCAACGCAAGCCCAATAAGGGATTGATTACTAAACGCGAAGTAAGGGCCGTATCACTAGCACGAATGCAGCTTACCCGCAGCAGCGTGGTTTGGGACATTGGAGCGGGTTCTGGTTCTGTAGGGCTAGAAGCGGCGCGGATATGTGTTGATGGCCATGTCTATGGGATAGAAAAAAACATCGATGATATTACGAATATTCAGCAAAATCATGGCAATTGGGGCGTCAGTAATTATAGTTTCGTCCACGGCAAAGCGCCTGACTATCTGGATAGCTGGCCGACACCAAATGCGGTATTTATCGGCGGTTCTGGTGGAGAACTGGCAGAGTTGATTGAGATCTGTCTAGGCCGTTTGCAGCAAAACGGCTGGTTAGTGATGAGTTTTGTTACCTTGGAAAACTTATCCGTGGCCGTGGAAACATTGAAAAAACTAGGTGCAAACTGGGATGTTTGTCAGATTCAAGCTTCACGCAGTAGCCCTATACTGAATATGAATCGCTTACAAGCTGAAAACCCAGTGTGGATAGTATCAGCAACCATTACCCCCATTTTGCCACTGGAATCTTTTACTAATAACCCCACTGGCTATGGCACAAACTAAACTCGGCACTCTCTATGGCGTCTCACTCGGCCCCGGCGATCCAGGCTTAATCACCCGCCGCGCCTGGCAATTACTATCGGGGAATGGGCATTGGACGTATCCGATACGAAAAAAAAACAGTGATAGCTATGCCTTGGATATTGCCTTACGAGGAGGCTTTTCTTTACCGAAAACCCATACACCACTGTTGTTTCCGATGACGCACGATAGCGCAATTTTGGCACGATATTGGTTGGAAGCGGCGCAAACTGTGTTGGCTCGTTTAAATGGCGGCGAGGATGTATTGTTTCTGGTAGAAGGCGACGCCTCAACCTATTCCACTTTCGGGCATTTACAGCAAACCGTTCGGACACTTCAACCAGAAGTCACTGTGGATGTAGTGCCTGGCGTGTCTTCGTTTCATGCAGCCGCCGCGCGTTGCGGAGAGCCACTGGCGGATGTGGATGACACCATTGCCATCGTACCAGCCGGATATGGCATCACTCAGATCGAAGCCATGCTCAACGATTTCGACACATTAGTACTACTCAAGGTTAAACCGTTACTGGATGACATTATAGCTTTATTGCGTCGCCGCGATTTACTGACGCAAAGTCGGTTTATTGAAAAGGCCGGTGCGCCTGAAGAACGAATGATTGTCGATATAGCCAGCTTGGAAGGTCAAAAAGTTAACTATCTATCGTTAATAATTATCAAAAACCCCGGACGCCAACGTTCGGAAATGCAGCGCGGCTGCCGTAAGAAAAAGGAAGACACTCATGACTGAGACCCGCGTGGCCATTATCGCCATAACCAAACATGGCGCAGCCATTGCAAGCCGCTTGGCCACCTTGATCCCTGAATCTGTGGTGGTGGTATCCGAAAAGCAGGCAATGCATCTGGGCGAATTCAAAAATCGCCATAGCGTATATCAAGGTGCATTGAGTACGCAAATCGCTAGCTTTTTTGAGGCTTACGATCAGATTATATTTTTGGTTTCACTGGGTGCAGTAGTACGGCTTATTGCTCCGCATCTTAAGTCCAAAGATGAAGACCCTGGGGTATTAGTCATTGATGATGCCGCCGAATTTGTAATACCGGTATTATCTGGTCATGTGGGCGGTGCAAATGCCTATGCCGAAAAAATTGCCGACTTTTTAAAGGCAACGCCTGTAATCACCACGGCGTCGGATGTAGGCAAAACTATCCCGGTGGATATATTAGGCCGAGAACTGGGATGGCAAGTAGAAGCGCCGAAGATCAATATTACCCGCGTTTCAGCAGATGTGGTTAACCAGCAGCCCATCGCTTTTGTGCAAGAAGCGGGCAGCCTTGCCTGGTGGACGCGCAGCACGCCGCTGCCAACCAATATTCATTTATTTCAGCGTTTTGAAGATGTTGATACACATCAATATCGTTCTATTCTATGGGTGACACGACGCGATATTGATGCAAATATTTGGCAAGAGTTTGCAGAGCGTCTGGTGGTATATCGCCCCCCACTTGACCCAACATGAAAGTGATGGTGGGCATCGGCTGTGATCGCGGTACCAGTTTACAGACCTTGCAAGATGCGTTAATGCAGGCATTAAAACAAGGTGGATTGGACGTATCAGCGGTTGTAGGCTTGGCTAGTATTGATAAAAAGAACGATGAGCAGGCCATATTGCAATTGGCTGCAGTGCAGGGTTGGCCTCTGTATTTTTATCCAGCTGAAGTTCTGGCGAAGATTCAGGTACCTAACCCCTCAGAAGTGGTAATGAAATATATGGGGACACCCGCAGTGGCAGAAGCCGCCGCTTTACAGGCAGCCAATACCGATATACAGAATTTATTAGTCGAAAAATATAAATATTTGGGCGCTAACGGCAAGAACGCCACAGTTTCCATAGCGAGAATGACATGACAAAAGCAGGCAAAATTTTATTAGTCGGTATCGGCCCAGGTTCTCACGAACACATGACTTTCCGTG contains:
- the cobI gene encoding precorrin-2 C(20)-methyltransferase, whose translation is MAQTKLGTLYGVSLGPGDPGLITRRAWQLLSGNGHWTYPIRKKNSDSYALDIALRGGFSLPKTHTPLLFPMTHDSAILARYWLEAAQTVLARLNGGEDVLFLVEGDASTYSTFGHLQQTVRTLQPEVTVDVVPGVSSFHAAAARCGEPLADVDDTIAIVPAGYGITQIEAMLNDFDTLVLLKVKPLLDDIIALLRRRDLLTQSRFIEKAGAPEERMIVDIASLEGQKVNYLSLIIIKNPGRQRSEMQRGCRKKKEDTHD
- a CDS encoding cobalamin biosynthesis central domain-containing protein, producing the protein MTETRVAIIAITKHGAAIASRLATLIPESVVVVSEKQAMHLGEFKNRHSVYQGALSTQIASFFEAYDQIIFLVSLGAVVRLIAPHLKSKDEDPGVLVIDDAAEFVIPVLSGHVGGANAYAEKIADFLKATPVITTASDVGKTIPVDILGRELGWQVEAPKINITRVSADVVNQQPIAFVQEAGSLAWWTRSTPLPTNIHLFQRFEDVDTHQYRSILWVTRRDIDANIWQEFAERLVVYRPPLDPT
- a CDS encoding cobalamin biosynthesis protein, whose protein sequence is MKVMVGIGCDRGTSLQTLQDALMQALKQGGLDVSAVVGLASIDKKNDEQAILQLAAVQGWPLYFYPAEVLAKIQVPNPSEVVMKYMGTPAVAEAAALQAANTDIQNLLVEKYKYLGANGKNATVSIARMT